In Lotus japonicus ecotype B-129 chromosome 5, LjGifu_v1.2, one genomic interval encodes:
- the LOC130718686 gene encoding putative pentatricopeptide repeat-containing protein At1g16830 isoform X1 — translation MIWSRFGLGRQMKKMMMVRLRLRAQQTHKTVTAPVSYSYSYSYSYSYSSETKRENVRSSDLIALSCFFWSSQRRRDHQSVTVDHMVPVLGRLTRRHKTLQAILLQLESIGCILTKNPNSFLLLLRILWRAGMHAMFFQAYHQMQSYGFVPNTFARNLFMDAHFRIGNLHLALTVFQQIQPPNFFTFDITLFHLSNLTTDLTLITPILKRMLRMHYYPNANTFHSLLNAFFKMDALLEAYQLLGLMVVLGIQFSVNVWTILIHKHCQLGILDVANKLLQNMLHTGCSPNVVTYTTLIKAYMESNRVTDASNLFNHMRSAGHTPDLVLWNVLIDCHSKAGRHQDALGVFRSLSKQNIQPDPYTLTSWLSMICQSRMFDLLPKPALVFRYIDPDLVFCNALLSYLVKAGHPSDAAEFYDLMIELGFAPDKYSFAVLLSALCAAGKIYEAVKVYRGGVMSSQETDARIHTVIIVELIKAGKYLMAATVFKQAVVRKYPLDNVAYAVGICALLRSGRTPDACTFYDQMKENGLKPNAHTCNMMLFTFYKEKDLQKVNQMLKEMIGSRIELSDRNFLNLCNFPCRSDAYYSTSNLLAEMREMGLLPAKALHALSSDKYAESLEEKYEHCAEVNTELNLVLDSSSSEDLSDVAASVG, via the coding sequence ATGATATGGAGTCGGTTTGGATTAGGAAGgcaaatgaagaagatgatgatggttaGATTGAGATTGAGAGCACAACAAACACACAAGACAGTGACTGCTCCTGtttcatattcatattcatattcatattcatattcatattcaaGTGAAACGAAAAGGGAGAATGTGCGTTCTTCTGATTTGATTGCTCTCTCTTGCTTCTTCTGGTCTTCCCAACGCCGCCGCGATCACCAGTCCGTCACCGTCGACCACATGGTCCCTGTGCTTGGTCGCCTCACTCGCCGCCACAAAACCCTCCAAGCCATTCTCCTTCAATTGGAATCCATAGGCTGTATCCTCACCAAAAATCCTAATTCGTTCTTGCTCTTGTTGAGGATTTTATGGCGAGCAGGTATGCATGCCATGTTCTTCCAAGCTTATCACCAAATGCAATCTTACGGTTTTGTTCCCAATACATTTGCTCGTAATTTGTTTATGGATGCTCATTTTAGGATTGGCAATCTCCATCTTGCTTTAACTGTTTTTCAACAAATTCAACCCCCTAATTTCTTCACCTTTGACATTACCCTTTTTCATCTTTCCAACTTAACTACTGATCTCACTCTAATCACTCCTATTCTCAAACGTATGTTGAGGATGCATTACTATCCCAATGCTAACACCTTTCACTCCCTTCTCAATGCTTTCTTTAAGATGGATGCATTGCTCGAGGCTTATCAGCTCTTGGGTCTCATGGTTGTTTTAGGGATCCAATTCTCCGTCAATGTTTGGACTATTCTCATCCATAAGCACTGTCAATTGGGTATACTTGATGTTGCCAACAAACTGTTGCAAAACATGCTTCATACAGGTTGTTCTCCTAATGTTGTAACCTATACCACCTTGATTAAGGCATATATGGAATCCAACAGGGTAACTGATGCCTCTAATTTGTTCAATCACATGCGTTCTGCCGGCCATACTCCGGATTTAGTTCTTTGGAATGTGTTAATTGATTGCCATTCAAAGGCTGGAAGGCACCAGGATGCACTTGGAGTTTTTCGCAGCTTGTCAAAACAAAACATACAACCTGATCCTTATACCCTTACTTCATGGTTGTCTATGATCTGTCAGTCTAGAATGTTTGATCTCTTACCCAAACCAGCTCTAGTCTTCAGATATATAGATCCTGATTTAGTTTTCTGTAATGCTCTGCTAAGCTATTTAGTTAAGGCTGGGCATCCTTCTGACGCTGCTGAGttctatgatcttatgattgaATTAGGTTTTGCGCCAGATAAGTATAGTTTTGCTGTATTACTAAGTGCACTTTGTGCTGCGGGGAAAATTTATGAAGCAGTTAAAGTGTACCGTGGTGGTGTTATGAGTTCTCAAGAAACTGATGCACGCATCCATACTGTAATAATAGTTGAGCTTATAAAGGCTGGTAAGTATCTCATGGCTGCTACTGTTTTTAAGCAAGCAGTGGTGAGAAAATATCCACTTGACAATGTAGCATATGCAGTTGGCATATGTGCACTTCTTAGAAGTGGAAGAACCCCGGATGCTTGCACATTTTACGACCAAATGAAGGAGAATGGTCTGAAACCTAATGCTCATACATGTAATATGATGCTTTTCactttttataaagaaaaagaCCTTCAAAAGGTTAATCAGATGCTAAAAGAGATGATTGGTTCAAGGATAGAGTTGAGTGACAGAAATTTCTTAAACTTATGTAACTTTCCATGTAGATCAGATGCTTATTATTCTACATCAAACTTGTTGGCTGAGATGAGAGAGATGGGTTTATTACCTGCCAAGGCTTTGCACGCCTTAAGCTCTGACAAGTATGCTGAAAGCTTAGAAGAAAAATATGAACATTGTGCAGAAGTTAATACAGAACTGAACCTAGTTCTAGATTCATCCAGTTCTGAAGATCTGTCAGATGTTGCTGCTTCAGTTGGCTGA
- the LOC130718686 gene encoding putative pentatricopeptide repeat-containing protein At1g16830 isoform X2 produces MDALLEAYQLLGLMVVLGIQFSVNVWTILIHKHCQLGILDVANKLLQNMLHTGCSPNVVTYTTLIKAYMESNRVTDASNLFNHMRSAGHTPDLVLWNVLIDCHSKAGRHQDALGVFRSLSKQNIQPDPYTLTSWLSMICQSRMFDLLPKPALVFRYIDPDLVFCNALLSYLVKAGHPSDAAEFYDLMIELGFAPDKYSFAVLLSALCAAGKIYEAVKVYRGGVMSSQETDARIHTVIIVELIKAGKYLMAATVFKQAVVRKYPLDNVAYAVGICALLRSGRTPDACTFYDQMKENGLKPNAHTCNMMLFTFYKEKDLQKVNQMLKEMIGSRIELSDRNFLNLCNFPCRSDAYYSTSNLLAEMREMGLLPAKALHALSSDKYAESLEEKYEHCAEVNTELNLVLDSSSSEDLSDVAASVG; encoded by the coding sequence ATGGATGCATTGCTCGAGGCTTATCAGCTCTTGGGTCTCATGGTTGTTTTAGGGATCCAATTCTCCGTCAATGTTTGGACTATTCTCATCCATAAGCACTGTCAATTGGGTATACTTGATGTTGCCAACAAACTGTTGCAAAACATGCTTCATACAGGTTGTTCTCCTAATGTTGTAACCTATACCACCTTGATTAAGGCATATATGGAATCCAACAGGGTAACTGATGCCTCTAATTTGTTCAATCACATGCGTTCTGCCGGCCATACTCCGGATTTAGTTCTTTGGAATGTGTTAATTGATTGCCATTCAAAGGCTGGAAGGCACCAGGATGCACTTGGAGTTTTTCGCAGCTTGTCAAAACAAAACATACAACCTGATCCTTATACCCTTACTTCATGGTTGTCTATGATCTGTCAGTCTAGAATGTTTGATCTCTTACCCAAACCAGCTCTAGTCTTCAGATATATAGATCCTGATTTAGTTTTCTGTAATGCTCTGCTAAGCTATTTAGTTAAGGCTGGGCATCCTTCTGACGCTGCTGAGttctatgatcttatgattgaATTAGGTTTTGCGCCAGATAAGTATAGTTTTGCTGTATTACTAAGTGCACTTTGTGCTGCGGGGAAAATTTATGAAGCAGTTAAAGTGTACCGTGGTGGTGTTATGAGTTCTCAAGAAACTGATGCACGCATCCATACTGTAATAATAGTTGAGCTTATAAAGGCTGGTAAGTATCTCATGGCTGCTACTGTTTTTAAGCAAGCAGTGGTGAGAAAATATCCACTTGACAATGTAGCATATGCAGTTGGCATATGTGCACTTCTTAGAAGTGGAAGAACCCCGGATGCTTGCACATTTTACGACCAAATGAAGGAGAATGGTCTGAAACCTAATGCTCATACATGTAATATGATGCTTTTCactttttataaagaaaaagaCCTTCAAAAGGTTAATCAGATGCTAAAAGAGATGATTGGTTCAAGGATAGAGTTGAGTGACAGAAATTTCTTAAACTTATGTAACTTTCCATGTAGATCAGATGCTTATTATTCTACATCAAACTTGTTGGCTGAGATGAGAGAGATGGGTTTATTACCTGCCAAGGCTTTGCACGCCTTAAGCTCTGACAAGTATGCTGAAAGCTTAGAAGAAAAATATGAACATTGTGCAGAAGTTAATACAGAACTGAACCTAGTTCTAGATTCATCCAGTTCTGAAGATCTGTCAGATGTTGCTGCTTCAGTTGGCTGA
- the LOC130716577 gene encoding uncharacterized protein LOC130716577 isoform X1, protein MSYCGYKFALPISQAHHSFQSQPYSLSFPPSSSHAATASSSSSTIAVTGLLRLPPSSSTCCSRLQQMSVVEPSSDSALQQQQQQHDQQNINYHENPSPNTNSVRDGDVDDDEEGVGISKIQVPRQKHIPISKSHLLDAILSNMFNQDQDDDAHHFRLLTSCLDSIIHAEHKSILEEMRSDYHISNSVEPVGQNSADSEKQVVANGKDSSLASNDIIEIEDRKVFQDMQVQLENSMLSDSGFDLRSLLRSLEGITSKKDYEGGSRVAVATRFQRAFMQLLSNAQFEELSARDLMLTSALNTDYLLTLPIYVDWKRAYESNAIIFRRGYATEKQSGLLIVEKLDYLQSKLLQAIFSVISKPLARLGTSISELYENASQKREVQNWTERLRLWLKELSVFQKSLLYGDHASDEQIGVSQVPNAELPIWLAAQKAVALYEGILSSVGPRERLLRRLLSWIGLIPPTPETPFEVNSDSNSPEPYLRPTFLSRISLSDIWRPATRKACRSDPWKILRTSISILFSQSVLQEPAFEELILLYTKEAGEINAKDKAEVPSLQLKIYERIPIPDLAVIFPHKKLSFRIIDTVRLDAATILGLLAYFINYKFENVLDSPSAILLDVLAISALIIYGTRVVLGYKQTWDRYQLLVNKTLYEKTLASGFGSVHFLLDASEQQQYKEAILAYAVLLKAEKDQVTSRQSVGEKCERFMYEVFKVKVEMPIDKALNTLLRLSLATETCIDGRHGFLAIPCPQAYVALKERWNSLLC, encoded by the exons ATGTCATATTGCGGGTACAAATTCGCTCTTCCAATTTCGCAGGCACATCACAGTTTCCAATCCCAACCCTACTCCCTCTCTTtccctccttcttcttcacatGCTGCTACTGCTAGTAGTAGTAGCAGTACTATCGCTGTCACTGGCCTCCTCAggcttcctccttcttcttctacttGTTGTTCACGGCTTCAGCAAATGTCTGTTGTGGAACCATCCTCAGACTCAGccttacaacaacaacaacaacaacatgatCAACAGAACATCAACTACCATGAAAATCCCAGTCCCAACACCAACAGTGTCAGGGACGgagatgttgatgatgatgaagaaggagttggaatttctaaAATACAAGTGCCCAGACAGAAACACATCCCTATTTCCAAGTCCCACCTTCTTGATGCCATCCTCTCTAACATGTTTAACCAAGACCAAGACGATGATGCCCATCACTTTCGCCTTCTCACCTC ATGCTTGGACTCAATAATTCACGCTGAGCACAAAAGTATATTAGAGGAGATGCGTTCCGATTACCACATTTCCAATTCTGTTGAACCCGTTGGACAGAATTCAGCTGATTCAGAGAAACAAGTTGTGGCGAATGGGAAGGATTCAAGCTTGGCTAGCAATGACATCATTGAAATTGAAGACAGGAAGGTCTTTCAGGACATGCAGGTTCAACTGGAAAACTCTATGCTTTCCGACAGTGGTTTTGACCTGAGGAGTCTTTTGCGTTCTCTGGAGGGCATAACTAGCAAAAAAGATTATGAAGGGGGGTCCAG AGTTGCTGTCGCTACTCGATTCCAACGTGCTTTCATGCAGCTTCTTTCTAATGCCCAATTTGAAGAACTATCAGCCAGGGATCTAATGTTAACATCTGCATTAAACACAGATTATCTCCTTACCTTGCCGATATATGTTGATTGGAAGAGAGCATATGAGTCTAATGCCATAATATTTAG GCGGGGTTATGCAACTGAAAAGCAGAGTGGCCTATTAATTGTTGAAAAACTGGATTACTTACAGTCTAAGCTTCTACAAGCAATCTTCTCTGTTATATCAAAACCACTTGCAAGACTTGGCACCTCGATAAGTGAG CTTTATGAAAATGCCAGTCAGAAACGTGAAGTACAAAATTGGACTGAAAGATTGAGGCTCTGGCTAAAGGAATTGTCAGTATTCCAAAAGTCACTACTTTATGGTGACCATGCTTCAGATGAGCAAATAGGTGTGAGCCAAGTACCGAATGCAGAACTCCCTATTTGGCTGGCAGCTCAGAAGGCAGTAGCTCTATATGAAGGGATTTTGTCATCAGTTGGTCCTCGTGAAAGGCTATTGAGGAGATTGCTTTCTTGGATTGGACTTATTCCCCCTACACCAGAAACACCTTTTGAGGTTAACAGTGATAGTAACTCTCCTGAACCTTATTTAAG GCCTACGTTTTTATCAAGGATATCACTAAGTGATATATGGAGACCTGCAACAAGGAAGGCCTGCAGAAGTGATCCTTGGAAAATATTGAGAACTTCCATTTCAATACTTTTTTCACAGTCAGTCCTGCAG GAGCCAGCATTTGAAGAATTAATTCTACTTTATACCAAGGAAGCTGGTGAAATAAATGCTAAAGATAAAGCTGAGGTTCCATCATTGCAATTAAAGATCTATGAGAGAATTCCTATTCCAGATTTAGCG GTAATCTTTCCTCACAAAAAGCTATCATTCCGCATCATAGACACA GTGCGCTTGGATGCTGCCACAATTTTGGGACTTCTGGCATATTTTATAAACTACAAGTTTGAGAATGTCTTAGATTCCCC ATCAGCAATATTACTTGATGTACTAGCCATAAGTGCTCTAATAATATATGGGACTCGTGTGGTTCTTGGCTACAAACAGACATGGGATCGGTATCAG CTATTAGTGAACAAGACTCTTTATGAGAAAACATTAGCGAGTGGCTTTGGCTCAGTGCATTTTCTTCTCGATGCTTCTGAACAGCAGCAA TACAAGGAAGCTATTTTGGCTTATGCTGTCCTGCTCAAAGCAGAAAAGGATCAG GTTACTTCTCGACAAAGTGTAGGAGAGAAATGTGAGAGATTCATGTATGAAGTGTTTAAAGTGaag GTTGAAATGCCAATTGACAAGGCACTCAATACATTATTAAGACTGAGCCTAGCAACTGAAACTTGTATTGATGGAAGGCATGGATTTCTGGCAATACCTTGTCCTCAGGCTTATGTTGCCCTTAAAGAACGATGGAACAGTTTACTTTGTTAA
- the LOC130716577 gene encoding uncharacterized protein LOC130716577 isoform X3: MRSDYHISNSVEPVGQNSADSEKQVVANGKDSSLASNDIIEIEDRKVFQDMQVQLENSMLSDSGFDLRSLLRSLEGITSKKDYEGGSRVAVATRFQRAFMQLLSNAQFEELSARDLMLTSALNTDYLLTLPIYVDWKRAYESNAIIFRRGYATEKQSGLLIVEKLDYLQSKLLQAIFSVISKPLARLGTSISELYENASQKREVQNWTERLRLWLKELSVFQKSLLYGDHASDEQIGVSQVPNAELPIWLAAQKAVALYEGILSSVGPRERLLRRLLSWIGLIPPTPETPFEVNSDSNSPEPYLRPTFLSRISLSDIWRPATRKACRSDPWKILRTSISILFSQSVLQEPAFEELILLYTKEAGEINAKDKAEVPSLQLKIYERIPIPDLAVIFPHKKLSFRIIDTVRLDAATILGLLAYFINYKFENVLDSPSAILLDVLAISALIIYGTRVVLGYKQTWDRYQLLVNKTLYEKTLASGFGSVHFLLDASEQQQYKEAILAYAVLLKAEKDQVTSRQSVGEKCERFMYEVFKVKVEMPIDKALNTLLRLSLATETCIDGRHGFLAIPCPQAYVALKERWNSLLC; the protein is encoded by the exons ATGCGTTCCGATTACCACATTTCCAATTCTGTTGAACCCGTTGGACAGAATTCAGCTGATTCAGAGAAACAAGTTGTGGCGAATGGGAAGGATTCAAGCTTGGCTAGCAATGACATCATTGAAATTGAAGACAGGAAGGTCTTTCAGGACATGCAGGTTCAACTGGAAAACTCTATGCTTTCCGACAGTGGTTTTGACCTGAGGAGTCTTTTGCGTTCTCTGGAGGGCATAACTAGCAAAAAAGATTATGAAGGGGGGTCCAG AGTTGCTGTCGCTACTCGATTCCAACGTGCTTTCATGCAGCTTCTTTCTAATGCCCAATTTGAAGAACTATCAGCCAGGGATCTAATGTTAACATCTGCATTAAACACAGATTATCTCCTTACCTTGCCGATATATGTTGATTGGAAGAGAGCATATGAGTCTAATGCCATAATATTTAG GCGGGGTTATGCAACTGAAAAGCAGAGTGGCCTATTAATTGTTGAAAAACTGGATTACTTACAGTCTAAGCTTCTACAAGCAATCTTCTCTGTTATATCAAAACCACTTGCAAGACTTGGCACCTCGATAAGTGAG CTTTATGAAAATGCCAGTCAGAAACGTGAAGTACAAAATTGGACTGAAAGATTGAGGCTCTGGCTAAAGGAATTGTCAGTATTCCAAAAGTCACTACTTTATGGTGACCATGCTTCAGATGAGCAAATAGGTGTGAGCCAAGTACCGAATGCAGAACTCCCTATTTGGCTGGCAGCTCAGAAGGCAGTAGCTCTATATGAAGGGATTTTGTCATCAGTTGGTCCTCGTGAAAGGCTATTGAGGAGATTGCTTTCTTGGATTGGACTTATTCCCCCTACACCAGAAACACCTTTTGAGGTTAACAGTGATAGTAACTCTCCTGAACCTTATTTAAG GCCTACGTTTTTATCAAGGATATCACTAAGTGATATATGGAGACCTGCAACAAGGAAGGCCTGCAGAAGTGATCCTTGGAAAATATTGAGAACTTCCATTTCAATACTTTTTTCACAGTCAGTCCTGCAG GAGCCAGCATTTGAAGAATTAATTCTACTTTATACCAAGGAAGCTGGTGAAATAAATGCTAAAGATAAAGCTGAGGTTCCATCATTGCAATTAAAGATCTATGAGAGAATTCCTATTCCAGATTTAGCG GTAATCTTTCCTCACAAAAAGCTATCATTCCGCATCATAGACACA GTGCGCTTGGATGCTGCCACAATTTTGGGACTTCTGGCATATTTTATAAACTACAAGTTTGAGAATGTCTTAGATTCCCC ATCAGCAATATTACTTGATGTACTAGCCATAAGTGCTCTAATAATATATGGGACTCGTGTGGTTCTTGGCTACAAACAGACATGGGATCGGTATCAG CTATTAGTGAACAAGACTCTTTATGAGAAAACATTAGCGAGTGGCTTTGGCTCAGTGCATTTTCTTCTCGATGCTTCTGAACAGCAGCAA TACAAGGAAGCTATTTTGGCTTATGCTGTCCTGCTCAAAGCAGAAAAGGATCAG GTTACTTCTCGACAAAGTGTAGGAGAGAAATGTGAGAGATTCATGTATGAAGTGTTTAAAGTGaag GTTGAAATGCCAATTGACAAGGCACTCAATACATTATTAAGACTGAGCCTAGCAACTGAAACTTGTATTGATGGAAGGCATGGATTTCTGGCAATACCTTGTCCTCAGGCTTATGTTGCCCTTAAAGAACGATGGAACAGTTTACTTTGTTAA
- the LOC130716577 gene encoding uncharacterized protein LOC130716577 isoform X2, whose protein sequence is MSYCGYKFALPISQAHHSFQSQPYSLSFPPSSSHAATASSSSSTIAVTGLLRLPPSSSTCCSRLQQMSVVEPSSDSALQQQQQQHDQQNINYHENPSPNTNSVRDGDVDDDEEGVGISKIQVPRQKHIPISKSHLLDAILSNMFNQDQDDDAHHFRLLTSCLDSIIHAEHKSILEEMRSDYHISNSVEPVGQNSADSEKQVVANGKDSSLASNDIIEIEDRKVFQDMQVQLENSMLSDSGFDLRSLLRSLEGITSKKDYEGGSRVAVATRFQRAFMQLLSNAQFEELSARDLMLTSALNTDYLLTLPIYVDWKRAYESNAIIFRRGYATEKQSGLLIVEKLDYLQSKLLQAIFSVISKPLARLGTSISELYENASQKREVQNWTERLRLWLKELSVFQKSLLYGDHASDEQIGVSQVPNAELPIWLAAQKAVALYEGILSSVGPRERLLRRLLSWIGLIPPTPETPFEVNSDSNSPEPYLRPTFLSRISLSDIWRPATRKACRSDPWKILRTSISILFSQSVLQEPAFEELILLYTKEAGEINAKDKAEVPSLQLKIYERIPIPDLAVRLDAATILGLLAYFINYKFENVLDSPSAILLDVLAISALIIYGTRVVLGYKQTWDRYQLLVNKTLYEKTLASGFGSVHFLLDASEQQQYKEAILAYAVLLKAEKDQVTSRQSVGEKCERFMYEVFKVKVEMPIDKALNTLLRLSLATETCIDGRHGFLAIPCPQAYVALKERWNSLLC, encoded by the exons ATGTCATATTGCGGGTACAAATTCGCTCTTCCAATTTCGCAGGCACATCACAGTTTCCAATCCCAACCCTACTCCCTCTCTTtccctccttcttcttcacatGCTGCTACTGCTAGTAGTAGTAGCAGTACTATCGCTGTCACTGGCCTCCTCAggcttcctccttcttcttctacttGTTGTTCACGGCTTCAGCAAATGTCTGTTGTGGAACCATCCTCAGACTCAGccttacaacaacaacaacaacaacatgatCAACAGAACATCAACTACCATGAAAATCCCAGTCCCAACACCAACAGTGTCAGGGACGgagatgttgatgatgatgaagaaggagttggaatttctaaAATACAAGTGCCCAGACAGAAACACATCCCTATTTCCAAGTCCCACCTTCTTGATGCCATCCTCTCTAACATGTTTAACCAAGACCAAGACGATGATGCCCATCACTTTCGCCTTCTCACCTC ATGCTTGGACTCAATAATTCACGCTGAGCACAAAAGTATATTAGAGGAGATGCGTTCCGATTACCACATTTCCAATTCTGTTGAACCCGTTGGACAGAATTCAGCTGATTCAGAGAAACAAGTTGTGGCGAATGGGAAGGATTCAAGCTTGGCTAGCAATGACATCATTGAAATTGAAGACAGGAAGGTCTTTCAGGACATGCAGGTTCAACTGGAAAACTCTATGCTTTCCGACAGTGGTTTTGACCTGAGGAGTCTTTTGCGTTCTCTGGAGGGCATAACTAGCAAAAAAGATTATGAAGGGGGGTCCAG AGTTGCTGTCGCTACTCGATTCCAACGTGCTTTCATGCAGCTTCTTTCTAATGCCCAATTTGAAGAACTATCAGCCAGGGATCTAATGTTAACATCTGCATTAAACACAGATTATCTCCTTACCTTGCCGATATATGTTGATTGGAAGAGAGCATATGAGTCTAATGCCATAATATTTAG GCGGGGTTATGCAACTGAAAAGCAGAGTGGCCTATTAATTGTTGAAAAACTGGATTACTTACAGTCTAAGCTTCTACAAGCAATCTTCTCTGTTATATCAAAACCACTTGCAAGACTTGGCACCTCGATAAGTGAG CTTTATGAAAATGCCAGTCAGAAACGTGAAGTACAAAATTGGACTGAAAGATTGAGGCTCTGGCTAAAGGAATTGTCAGTATTCCAAAAGTCACTACTTTATGGTGACCATGCTTCAGATGAGCAAATAGGTGTGAGCCAAGTACCGAATGCAGAACTCCCTATTTGGCTGGCAGCTCAGAAGGCAGTAGCTCTATATGAAGGGATTTTGTCATCAGTTGGTCCTCGTGAAAGGCTATTGAGGAGATTGCTTTCTTGGATTGGACTTATTCCCCCTACACCAGAAACACCTTTTGAGGTTAACAGTGATAGTAACTCTCCTGAACCTTATTTAAG GCCTACGTTTTTATCAAGGATATCACTAAGTGATATATGGAGACCTGCAACAAGGAAGGCCTGCAGAAGTGATCCTTGGAAAATATTGAGAACTTCCATTTCAATACTTTTTTCACAGTCAGTCCTGCAG GAGCCAGCATTTGAAGAATTAATTCTACTTTATACCAAGGAAGCTGGTGAAATAAATGCTAAAGATAAAGCTGAGGTTCCATCATTGCAATTAAAGATCTATGAGAGAATTCCTATTCCAGATTTAGCG GTGCGCTTGGATGCTGCCACAATTTTGGGACTTCTGGCATATTTTATAAACTACAAGTTTGAGAATGTCTTAGATTCCCC ATCAGCAATATTACTTGATGTACTAGCCATAAGTGCTCTAATAATATATGGGACTCGTGTGGTTCTTGGCTACAAACAGACATGGGATCGGTATCAG CTATTAGTGAACAAGACTCTTTATGAGAAAACATTAGCGAGTGGCTTTGGCTCAGTGCATTTTCTTCTCGATGCTTCTGAACAGCAGCAA TACAAGGAAGCTATTTTGGCTTATGCTGTCCTGCTCAAAGCAGAAAAGGATCAG GTTACTTCTCGACAAAGTGTAGGAGAGAAATGTGAGAGATTCATGTATGAAGTGTTTAAAGTGaag GTTGAAATGCCAATTGACAAGGCACTCAATACATTATTAAGACTGAGCCTAGCAACTGAAACTTGTATTGATGGAAGGCATGGATTTCTGGCAATACCTTGTCCTCAGGCTTATGTTGCCCTTAAAGAACGATGGAACAGTTTACTTTGTTAA
- the LOC130716579 gene encoding uncharacterized protein LOC130716579 yields the protein MYLSLHPQHCYVYLNFRNPCSCTRTKQNQACRGVVSVLSRGSNCKSGRRETAVAARDRVVDFGKYKGKMLGSLPSSYLKWVSKNLRAGDSEEWAKLADQVLGDPIYRDRIEWELALNVLNGNSSSSRQPTSTRGGAVSELEEISERFGWDNLDKIGWGKLDFDLLGTSKGGRIPRLVNLNLIQPKQQRVRDNHTPEPQPSRRTERRERRKMMKLRTQEEEAQAEQQQLNNNFHKSHTHSHREEEQEQDVKNAPIANPFPGRQALLRRAMNHRTTPTTITRF from the coding sequence ATGTATCTGTCGTTGCACCCTCAGCATTGCTATGTTTACTTGAACTTTAGGAACCCTTGTAGTTGTACTAGAACGAAACAAAATCAGGCGTGTAGGGGTGTAGTGTCAGTGTTGTCGAGAGGAAGCAATTGCAAATCAGGAAGAAGAGAAACTGCAGTGGCAGCACGAGACAGGGTAGTTGATTTCGGGAAATACAAGGGGAAGATGCTGGGAAGCCTTCCATCAAGCTACCTGAAGTGGGTCTCGAAGAATTTACGAGCAGGGGATTCTGAGGAGTGGGCAAAGCTGGCAGACCAAGTCCTTGGAGACCCAATCTACAGAGACCGCATCGAGTGGGAGTTGGCTCTCAATGTGTTGAATGGCAATTCTTCTTCTTCGAGACAACCCACCAGTACTAGAGGAGGAGCGGTTTCTGAGCTTGAGGAGATAAGTGAGAGGTTTGGTTGGGATAATCTTGACAAGATTGGTTGGGGCAAACTTGATTTCGACCTTCTCGGCACATCTAAGGGTGGTAGAATTCCCAGACTTGTCAATCTCAATCTCATTCAACCCAAACAACAAAGAGTCAGAGACAACCACACACCAGAACCTCAACCTAGTAGGAGAACGGAGAGAAGGGAGAGGCGGAAAATGATGAAATTGAGGACACAGGAGGAGGAAGCACAAGCAGAACAACAGCAGCTGAACAACAATTTCCATAAGAGTCATACTCATAGCCATagggaagaagaacaagaacaagatgTGAAGAATGCTCCCATTGCCAACCCATTCCCTGGACGTCAGGCCCTTCTGCGGAGGGCCATGAACCACCGCACAACACCCACCACCATTACAAGATTCTGA